Below is a window of Janthinobacterium lividum DNA.
TGCAAAAAACGTCCCTGCTCGGCCGACAGGCGCGCCACGGCCCGCTCGATGGGGCGGCTGATCCACCAGGCGATGGCGGGGGCGGCTAGCCACAGCAGCAGCACCACGGCGGCCGCCGGCAATGCTGCGGGACGCCAGGTCAGCAAGGCGCCGAAGGTGGCCAGCGCCAGCGCGGGCGAGCACCACATGGCGCGCCAGCTGTCGGCCTGCGAACCGGAAGAACTATGCAGGTTCGAGGCGCGCCAGTCGAGCAAATGCTTGTGCGACACGCCCAGGCGCCACAGGGTGCGCGTAATGGCATCCAGGCTGATCCACGCTTCGTACGGCAGGAAGACGAGGGTCAGCATGGCATGCGAAAACTGTACGCCGCAGCGACGCTCAAAGGCAGCCAGGTGCTGGCGCCACAGGGTATCGCGCGGTTTGCGCAGCAGATCGTACAGGGCCGAAAAGACGGGCGGCAGGAAGATGATGGCCAGCACGGCAGCGCTCCAGAATGCCACGTGCGGCAGGAAGCCCCACACCAGCAGCAGCGACAAGGTGGTGGCCGGCGCCACGACGCTGCGACGCAGATTGTCGAACAGCTTCCAGCGCGACAGCATCGACAGTGGATTGCGTTCGCGCTTGCCGGCGCGGCCCGGCACACGGCCCAGCAGCCAGCCGACCAGTTGCCAGTCGCCGCGGATCCAGCGCTGGCGGCGGTTCACGTCGGCGTCATAGCGGGCCGGGTATTCCTCGTACAGCTGCGAGTCGCTCAGCAGGCCGGCGCGCAGGTAGCAGCCTTCCAATAAATCGTGGCTGAGGATTTTATTGTCGGGCAGGCGCTGGCCCAGCACGCGCTCGAACATGTCGAGATCATAGATGCCCTTGCCGATGAAAGAGCCTTCATAAAACACGTCCTGGTACAGGTCCGACACGGTGCGCGTGTAGGGATCGATGCCCGGCTCGCCGCCGCACAGCAGCTCGTAGCGCGAGGCATTCGCGCTGGGCAGCGCCACGGCCACGCGAGGCTGCAAGATGCCGTAACCGGCCACCACGCGCGTGCCGGCCGCATCCAGCACGGGGCGGTTCAGCGGGTGCATCATGGTGGCGATGAATTCGCGCGCCGCGTCGCGTGGCAGCTGTGTATCCGTGTCGAGCGTGATCACGTATTTGATCGTGCGCAAGCCGCGCAACTCGCCTTCCACCAGCGAGAATTTGTCGCGCGCGCCGCCGCGCAAAAACGCGTGCAGGTCGGACAATTTCCCGCGCTTGCGCTCCTGCCCCATCCACGCATTTTGCTGCGAATTCCACAGGCGCGGACGGTGCAGCAGCAGGAACGGCCCCACCTGGCCCAACTCTTCAGGGTCGGCCGGGTCGCCGTTTTCCTTGACCGCGACGCCCTCCACGCGGTACTTGTCATTCAAGCTGCGAATGGTCTCCTGCGCCTGGCGCAGCAAGGCTTCGTCGCCGGGCAGGGTTTGCGCCTCCGCGTCGACAAAGTCCGTCAGCAAGCAAAAGCGCAGGTTCGGATCGCGGTTGGCGAGATAACGCACTTCCAGCGCCTCGCACAGGGCCGCCACGTTATCCTCGCTGTAGATCAGGGTCGGTACCACGACGATGCCGCGCGCATCTGACGGAATGCCGGTCTGGTAATCCATGCGCGGCAGCGGGTGCGGCGATGTCATCAGGGTCGCCAGCCAGTTCACCACGGCCACGGCCAGCTGACTGCTGCCAAGCAGCGCCAGCACACCCAACGCCGCCAGGGGCCAGCCCTGCACGCCATGGCGCACGGCGCGCTCGAGCAGCAGTGCGCTCGTCGCCAGGGTCAGGAACGAAATGGCGCCCAGGTAGACGGCCAGCGGCGCGGCGCGCGCCGTATGCTGCAGCGCCTCAATGAAGGGCAACTTCGCGCCGGCCTGCTTTTCCAGCACCAGCACGCCGCGCCCCACCAGGTAAAAGCCGATGTGGCCGCGGCGCGCGTCATTGCCGTTGCCGTGCGTATGCGCCAGTTGCACCACCATCTCGGCCACTTCCACTTCGCTGCGCGCGCTGCGCTTGGCGATGCGTTCGATGGCGTGGCGGTAGCTGTCGCGCGTGGCGAAATCCATCAAGCCATAGGTACGGGCCGGATCCAGGCGCAAAGTTTGCTCGACCACGCTCATGGTCTCGACGAATTCCTGCCAATCCATGGTGCCCAGAAAACGCAGGCTGCCGATGCTGTTGGCGATCGATACCTGGTCGGCCGCCTGCTGCCCGATCTCGGACTGGATCTGCTGCTCGATGGTGAGGCCCGATTCGGCCAGCTTGTGCATCAGCCACGACAGCGCCAGGGTCAGCGACGAACTTTGTCCCTGCAGGCGGCGCGAAAGTTCGGCCACGAAAGCGCTGGTCAGGGGCGGATTCGAGCGCGCCATGTCGGCCACCAGCAGTATCAAGCCGCTGGGATTGCGCTCGGCGATGTCCGTCATCTGGTCGGCCCAGGTATTGGCCAGGTCGCGCTGCATGCGGTCGTCGGCCACGCGCGCGGCGACGCGGCGCAGGTTCTCGATCAGGGCCAGGCGCAGCATGATGGGCACGGCCCACAGTTCGCCCAGGGTCAATGTGGCCACATCCTGGTAAGCCTCGACGAAGTGGCACAGGTTTTCCAGGTCGACGCGGCCATCGCCGTGCGAGATGATTTCCAGCGCAATTTTATACACGCGCGGGCAACCCGCATCCACGCCGGAGCTCAGCCGTGGTAGCTCCTTGCTGTAGTTCTTCGGCAAATGGCGCCGCGTGGTACGGATCTGCTCTTCGATCAGATAAAAATTATCGAGCAGCCATTCCGAAGCGGGCGTGACCTGGCGCCCGCTTTTCACCGTGGCCGTCAATTCGTTGACGGTGGCCGTGATCAGGGCCGCATTGTCGGCCAGGCGCGCCAACAGGCGGTCGCGGCCGTGATGCCGCCCTACCGCATGGCCGGCGGCCACGTGCTTGCCGTGGGCGGCCATCTGCATGGCGCTGAACAATTCGGAGCGCAGGGGCAAGGCATCGTCGCGCGCGGCGTCGAAGGTGTCCGGTGCAAGGGAATGGTCGCGGAAGATTTCTTTGACTTTGGAAATCTGTTCCTTGATCTGCTGCGTGACAACTGCTGTGTACTCTTTCAACTTGGGCCTCGCTAGGTGCACGCAGGCAACCAGCGGCCACCGTCACGCTGGCCCAGTCTGGAAGAACACGATCGGACACTGGCGAAGACGGAAAGCGAAGCGCCGGAGCGTTGCGACGAATCTCAGGATATAGGGAGATTTTCTGAACTTCATCGTAGGTGCGCCCTGTACGCAAGACCGTGCGCTAGCGTACATACAGCGTGCTTTAGGGACGTATCAGCAAAGAAATCAAGGCGTTGAATGGCAGAAAAATGCCGTCAGGAAATGAACGGAAGAAAATGCGCTACGGGCACCGTGCCGATGATGGCACGGTGCAATATTGCAAGGAGGAATTTCAAGCCGCTCAGGCAGCGATGGCCAGCGTGTGCCGCGTCGCATCCGCCATCGCCATGCCGCCGTTGAGTTGCCATGCCGCGCCGTGGCCGAGGCGGCGCAGACAGGCAGCGGCGCGCGCGCTGCGGTTGCCACTGCGGCAGAAAAAGACCAGCGGGCGCTGCGGCTGCTGCAACCACGCGGCCACCTGTCCCGCCAGGCGGCTCAGCGGTACGCTACGCACTTCACAGCCTTCGAATACCGCGCCGGCGCAAGCCGCGTGTTCATACGCTTCGCGCACGTCGACGAGGATGGCGTCGGGATGCTGGCGCAGGAAGGCGGGCAAGGCGGCCGCATCGAGTTGCTGTTCACTCGCGGGGGCTGCGCCTTCGCGTGCGGTGCGCACGGTGATGCAGATGCTGCCGTCGTCACCTGCGGCGCACAGCACGGTGTCTTGCGTCACCAGCGCCGCCTCCAGCAAGGGCGTCAGCGCCTCGGGCGCCAGGGCGCCGATGAAGGCGAAGTGCTGCCCCAGCAGATACACATGGGTTGCGCCACACTCGACGCGTCGCAGGCGCTGCTGGCCCAGTGCCAGCTCACCGTCGATATCGACGCGGCCCACCTGTTCGATAGCGAGTTCCTGCAGCAATGCCAGGCGCGCCACGCCATGGTCGGCTGGCGGCGCCGTGTGCACGATGGCGCGCAAGGCCAGGTGCTGGCAACGGATGAAGGCGGCCAGGCGCGGCACGAGCGCGGCGACAGGATCGATGACGACGCAACTGGCGCTGGCAGCGTCGCTGAGCAGCCAGGTGCACTGGCCATCGACGCTCAGCTGGATCACGCCGTCCTGCGGCGATGGCGCCAGCGCCGACGGCAGCAAGCAACTGCTGCGCAAGGCCTCGCCGCAACGCTCGATGCGCGCACAGGCAGCGGCAATGGTCGCCGCATCGATCAGGGGGCCGAACGACAGACGGATGGCCGAGCTGGCGCGCCATTGCGGCACGTGCATCGCTTCCAGCACATAGCTGGGCAGGGCCTTGGCGGCGGAACAGGCGCTGCCCGAGCTGACGCGCACGCGCGCCGCATCGAACAGGTCGAGCAATTCCTTCGACGACAGGCCCGGCACGGAGAAATTGAGCGTCGTCGGCAAGGACAAGTCGAACGGCATATTGAAAACGATGCCGGGGAAAGCGCGTTCCAGGCTGGCCACCAGCTGCTCGCGGAAAGCGGTCAGGTCGGCGTGGCTGCGGAAGGTCTTGCCATCGTCCAGCGCGGCCAGCACGGCGCCCAGGGCGGCGATGCCGGCCATGTTTTCCGTGCCGGAACGCAGGCCCGCTTCCTGGCCACCGCCCATCATCAGGGGCGTAAACGGCGCACCGGCGCGCACATACAGCATGCCGATGCCCTTGGGCGCATACAGCTTGTGGCCGGAAAACGGCGCGTAATCGATGCGCGTAGCGGCCAGGTTCAGCTTCAGCTTGCCCAGCGCCTGCACGCAATCGACCATCCAATACGCATCGGCACCGCGTTCCTGCAGCAGTTGCGCGATGGCCGACAAGTCGCTGACGACACCGGTTTCATTATTCGCCGCCATCGTGCACAGCATGGCCGCGTCACCGATCAGCGCATCGAGTGCCTGCAGATCGTGGCCCCCCTGCGCATCGACAGGCAGTTTGCGCACTTCCAGGTTCAGGCCCAATAAACGGTTCCAGTGCGCCAGACTTTCCGGCACGGCCTTGTGCTCGGTCGCGCCATACAGCAGCAGGCTGCCGATGCGCTTGCCCGCATCGCGCCGCTCGCGCAGCGCGCACAGGGCCGATAGCACGGCCGTCTGGATGCCTTCGGTGGCGCCGCTATTGAACATCAGTCGGCCATCGCCCACGCCCAACAAACGGCTGGCGCGCTGGCGCACGCCATCCATCATGGCCTTGGCCTGCAATCCCGTGGCATGGGTGCTGCTGGGATTGCCATAGCCCTGCTCCATCGCTTGCCGGGCGGCGGCAACGGCGGCGGGCAGCACGCAAGTGGTGGCATTGCTGTCGAGGTAGATTTCTTTCATGATGGCAGTCTGAGTATTCTATAAAAAGGGCGCAGCGCAAGTGGCTGGAACATATGGATAGTCTAGCGGCCGCCCCCCGTGAAGATATGCCAAAAGACACTGCAACTACGGTACTATGCAGCATGCTCATGCTATAAAAACCGAAATAGTAAAATGAATTCACCAAACGTCGCCCTCGACAAATTCGACTGTGCCATCCTGGCCGCCCTGCAGCAGGACGGCACCTTGTCGATCGCCGCCCTCAGCGAGAAGATCGGCCTGTCCAGCACACCGTGCTGGAAGAGGGTCAAACGCCTGGAGGAAGAGGGCTATATCGAGAGCCGCGTGGCCATCGTCAACCGGCAAAAAGTGGGCTTGCCCGTGACCGTCTTCGTCAGCGTGCGCACGGGCCAGCACGATGAAAAATGGCTGCGCCGCTTCGCCGCCGCCGTCATCGTCTTGCCCGAGGTACAGGAATTTCACCGCATGAGCGGCGATATCGACTACCTGCTGAAAGTCGTCACCACCGACATCAAGGGTTATGACACCTTTTATAAAAAGCTCATCAAGGCAGTCCAGCTGACGGGCGTGTCATCCGCCTTTTCCATGGAACAAATCAAGTGCAGTACGGAATTGCCGCTGGCATTGATCGCCCACGGCTTGCCTGCCTGAACATTTTTCCACCCGAGCGATGCGGGTCTGATCCGCAGGCTGGACAAGCAACAAGCCGGCGCAGCGTTCAGCGGCGGCTGTCGAGGAAATCAGGGATTTGATCAGCGACTCGGCCCGCAAGGTAAAAGCGGACAGCAAGCTGGAAGAAACAGCTCATGTGGCGGCGCACAAGCCCATGCTGCCCACGCATCCCGCCCGAAAGCACTGGCCAGAGATGCGTGGGAAGAGTTTTAAGGGGCGTTGGAAGGAAATTAAATCGCCGGCGCTTTCACGCTCGCCGCTTGCTTGAAGAAATCATAAATGCCGCTCTCGCTCATGCGGCGCGCATTCGCCAGTTCGCCGCCCTTGGTGGCGTACAGCACCTGATTGTTGTCGCTCGAGACCAGCACGGCGGCAGGGATGCCTTTCTTGAGCGGATTGCCATAGGCTTGCGCCACATCGAGGTTATGGTCGAAGTTACCCACGTCGACCTTGACGACCTTGAACTGCTGTTGCATCAATTCCGCGTTTTTGCCTTCCTTCAAGGCCTTGTCGAGCGCGCGGCAATCCTCGCACCAGTTGGCGCCAAAGATCAGCAAGACAGGCACGTGCGCCGCCTTGGCCTCGGCCAGCGCGCGGGCCACGTCGGCCTTGGCGTCGGCCGCCGCGTTGTATGGCAAATGCGGCGTAGCGACCGGGTTGGCCGGTGTGGGGGCGGCGGCAACGGCGGTGCCGGCAAGCAGCAGGCTGGCAAGGAAAAGGGAAACGCAAAGGGAAAGGCGCATGCGGGGCTCCTGAGAGAAATCGTGAGGCCAGCTGAACAACTGCCAGCGGGCGTGATTGTCTAGAATATGCCTGCTTGTAGGAAATATCCACCATTTAATTGCACTGTGCTTATGCGGAAAACGTATAAGCGCCACCAAGTAGACGTCTCATGAGCATGACAGATACCCTGTCCTCATTACAGTCGCCAGGAAGCTGCTAGCGCAGCATGGCTTGCAAGCCGGACTAATGCCCACAGGCAGCGAAATGGAACGCATGGGATAATATGGGGCTCAGACTGAGCAACGCGGCCCGAACGCGCCCTCCCCCCATGACAACTTCTTTCCTGGCACGCTGGCTGCCGCAACCGAACAACGGCAGCCGCCGCGAACAATTACGCGCCTGCGCAGGCGCCATCTGCGGCTTGCTGCTGACGGGCCTGATCTGCCATTTCCTGCTAGCCCCCGACAGCGCCAGCGTCTACCTGATCGCGCCCATGGGCGCCTCGGCCGTGCTGCTGTTCTGCCTGCCGGCTAGCCCGCTGGCGCAACCGTGGTCCGTGGTGGGCGGCAACGTCGTCTCCGGCATGGTGGGCATGGCTTGCGTGAAATGGCTGGGGCCCAGCGTGGGCGTAGCGGCGCTGGCCGCCTGCCTGGCCATCGGCGCCATGTTTGCCCTGCGCTGCCTGCATCCGCCAGGCGGCGCCGTCGCCTTGACCACGGTCGTCGGCGGCGCCAGCGTGCATGCGGCCGGCTTTGAATTCGTCTTCATCACCGTGCTGTTCAATTCCGCCGTGCTGGTCGCCTGCGCCGTGCTGTACAACAACCTGACGGGGCGCCGCTACCCGCACATCCAGCAACTGGTCGCGCCGCATCCGCACGCCACCAAGGATGAGGTGCCCAGCAACCGCCTGGGCTTTTCGCCGGATGACCTGGATGCCGTGCTGCGCCAGCACAGCGAAGTGCTCGACATCAGCCGCGACGATTTGCAAGCCATCTTCCTGCAAACGGAAATGCGCGCCTACCAGCGCCGCTTCGGCGTTGTCACCTGCGCCGACATCATGTCGAAGGACGTGCTCAGCGTGGAATTCGGCACGCCGCTTGATGTTGCCTGGCGCACCATGCGCGAGCATCAGGTGGGCGCACTGCCCGTACTGAACCGGGCGCGCCGAGTCATCGGCATCATCACGCAGACGGATTTTCTGCGCCATGGCGGCCTCGACGATTATCAGGGCATGCGCCAGCGCCTGCGCGGCCTGCTGCAGCGCAGCGGCCTGTCCCACAGCGACAAGCCGGAAGTGGTGGGACAGTTGATGACGCCGTCGCCGCACACGGCCC
It encodes the following:
- a CDS encoding aminotransferase class V-fold PLP-dependent enzyme yields the protein MKEIYLDSNATTCVLPAAVAAARQAMEQGYGNPSSTHATGLQAKAMMDGVRQRASRLLGVGDGRLMFNSGATEGIQTAVLSALCALRERRDAGKRIGSLLLYGATEHKAVPESLAHWNRLLGLNLEVRKLPVDAQGGHDLQALDALIGDAAMLCTMAANNETGVVSDLSAIAQLLQERGADAYWMVDCVQALGKLKLNLAATRIDYAPFSGHKLYAPKGIGMLYVRAGAPFTPLMMGGGQEAGLRSGTENMAGIAALGAVLAALDDGKTFRSHADLTAFREQLVASLERAFPGIVFNMPFDLSLPTTLNFSVPGLSSKELLDLFDAARVRVSSGSACSAAKALPSYVLEAMHVPQWRASSAIRLSFGPLIDAATIAAACARIERCGEALRSSCLLPSALAPSPQDGVIQLSVDGQCTWLLSDAASASCVVIDPVAALVPRLAAFIRCQHLALRAIVHTAPPADHGVARLALLQELAIEQVGRVDIDGELALGQQRLRRVECGATHVYLLGQHFAFIGALAPEALTPLLEAALVTQDTVLCAAGDDGSICITVRTAREGAAPASEQQLDAAALPAFLRQHPDAILVDVREAYEHAACAGAVFEGCEVRSVPLSRLAGQVAAWLQQPQRPLVFFCRSGNRSARAAACLRRLGHGAAWQLNGGMAMADATRHTLAIAA
- a CDS encoding Lrp/AsnC family transcriptional regulator, encoding MNSPNVALDKFDCAILAALQQDGTLSIAALSEKIGLSSTPCWKRVKRLEEEGYIESRVAIVNRQKVGLPVTVFVSVRTGQHDEKWLRRFAAAVIVLPEVQEFHRMSGDIDYLLKVVTTDIKGYDTFYKKLIKAVQLTGVSSAFSMEQIKCSTELPLALIAHGLPA
- a CDS encoding thioredoxin family protein, with translation MRLSLCVSLFLASLLLAGTAVAAAPTPANPVATPHLPYNAAADAKADVARALAEAKAAHVPVLLIFGANWCEDCRALDKALKEGKNAELMQQQFKVVKVDVGNFDHNLDVAQAYGNPLKKGIPAAVLVSSDNNQVLYATKGGELANARRMSESGIYDFFKQAASVKAPAI
- a CDS encoding HPP family protein — its product is MTTSFLARWLPQPNNGSRREQLRACAGAICGLLLTGLICHFLLAPDSASVYLIAPMGASAVLLFCLPASPLAQPWSVVGGNVVSGMVGMACVKWLGPSVGVAALAACLAIGAMFALRCLHPPGGAVALTTVVGGASVHAAGFEFVFITVLFNSAVLVACAVLYNNLTGRRYPHIQQLVAPHPHATKDEVPSNRLGFSPDDLDAVLRQHSEVLDISRDDLQAIFLQTEMRAYQRRFGVVTCADIMSKDVLSVEFGTPLDVAWRTMREHQVGALPVLNRARRVIGIITQTDFLRHGGLDDYQGMRQRLRGLLQRSGLSHSDKPEVVGQLMTPSPHTARLGTPIIDLVPLMADAGYHHIPILDDEERLAGIISQSDLMAALYESRFAEAAA